The genome window TTCTTATTTCAGTATTCTTTTCTTTGATTGTTCCATGTAGGTTTCCGAGCTCATGGAATCTGGAAAGTCACTCCTCCTGGAAATAAGTAATCAATTTGGAGAAAGATTGATATCGTGAGTAATAGAAGAACGACTCAGACAAGAAAAAGATCTCATGCACAAGCCATGACTTAAGTATTAATTCTCTTTCTATGCAGAATCCACAAGGAACAGACTGACAAATGGGAGCAGGAGATCAGGGAGCTGCGTTTGCTTGATGCCGCAAATGAGGAGACCAACAGCCTCTTACACGATGCTCGATATCTGCTTCAAAATGTCCATATTGACTCATAAAGGTTAAGTCTCAGTCAGCAACTTATTTGTCATAAATTTGGCAGCATAAGTAGATTTATTCTACAGTTATTACTGTTCCCAATTGTAATAAGAATTTGAGAGAGTTAGAAGCTGATGCTGGTGAAACAAACTTCTGGATTGAAATTTGCAGGTCTTGTAGTACTTGCATCTAAGACACAATTTTAGTTCTGCTGAGGAATGAGGATGGATGTCATTCAGGTTAGCCTAAAGTATAATACTAGGTGTGAAGACTTTGTTGTGTAAAAGTTTCTGCATCTATAATTTGTAAATCGAGCTTAAAGAATTACAGAGGATATGACTGTGATGTTACTTTTGTTTCTGCAAGACTTTGATGTTTCTTCTTGTCTGTAAAAACTTTGTACCATCCGGTTATTTCAAGTTTGAACCATATTAAGGATGGTAGCCGTTAGACTTTAATATTGCTTCATCTTGCAGTTTATCAGTACACGTTTTCACTTGCTAAATAAGCGATATCAATACTGGAAAAAACAATGCAGATCTAGAACTAACAAAATTAAGATTACAAAACATAAATGCATTAAAATTCTGTAAGAAAAATAGATAGGAAGTCACATTTGTCATAAAAGATTTCCTCACCCCAGCTTTTCAGCTCTACCTTATAGATCTTTTCTTCCTCCAGATGTCTTCCATTGATTTTCCCAGTTCAGTTTTTGCACTTTGTT of Daucus carota subsp. sativus chromosome 3, DH1 v3.0, whole genome shotgun sequence contains these proteins:
- the LOC108212997 gene encoding uncharacterized protein LOC108212997; the protein is MEGEEADVGRKRMRQSVEDKQIMVTDAEETVGEETEDGVPLSEQMQLDIASIHEKINSFTNLVSELMESGKSLLLEISNQFGERLISIHKEQTDKWEQEIRELRLLDAANEETNSLLHDARYLLQNVHIDS